A genomic region of Candidatus Marimicrobium litorale contains the following coding sequences:
- the rplL gene encoding 50S ribosomal protein L7/L12, whose translation MALSKDEILDAIAEMSVMDIVSLIEAMEEKFGVTAAVAVAAAPAAGGGDAGGAAEEQTEFDVILTSAGEKKVNVIKVVRAITGLGLKEAKGLVDGAPSAIKEAATKDEAEDIKKQLEEAGGSAELK comes from the coding sequence ATGGCACTGTCCAAAGACGAAATTTTAGATGCAATCGCCGAGATGAGCGTTATGGATATCGTATCCCTCATCGAAGCAATGGAAGAAAAATTTGGCGTAACTGCAGCGGTTGCTGTAGCTGCCGCTCCGGCTGCAGGCGGTGGTGATGCAGGTGGTGCCGCCGAAGAGCAGACCGAGTTCGACGTTATTCTCACCTCAGCGGGCGAGAAGAAAGTAAACGTCATCAAGGTAGTTCGTGCTATAACCGGCCTGGGCTTGAAAGAAGCCAAGGGTCTGGTCGACGGCGCGCCTTCGGCGATCAAAGAAGCTGCGACGAAGGATGAAGCAGAAGACATCAAGAAGCAGCTTGAAGAAGCTGGCGGCTCCGCTGAACTTAAGTAG
- the rplJ gene encoding 50S ribosomal protein L10, with protein MAIGLEDKKAIVAEVNETATSALSLVIADSRGVTVDGMTALRKDAREAQVTLRVVRNTLAKRALEGTEYECVSDTLAGPSLFGFSMEDPGAAARLFKDFAKQNEEFEVKALAVGGQMLGAEQLDVLAKLPTRDQALSMVMSVMKAPATKLVQTMNEVPGKLVRTLAAVRDQKEAAA; from the coding sequence GTGGCAATAGGACTCGAAGACAAGAAAGCGATCGTAGCTGAAGTTAACGAGACAGCCACCAGTGCACTGTCCTTGGTTATCGCCGACTCGCGCGGCGTAACCGTGGACGGTATGACGGCTCTGCGTAAGGATGCTCGCGAAGCACAGGTTACCCTCCGTGTAGTGAGGAATACCTTGGCCAAGCGGGCTCTCGAGGGAACTGAGTACGAATGTGTTAGTGACACATTGGCCGGTCCCTCTCTGTTTGGATTTTCTATGGAAGATCCGGGCGCAGCAGCTCGACTATTCAAAGACTTCGCCAAACAAAACGAAGAATTTGAAGTAAAGGCATTGGCGGTTGGCGGCCAGATGCTGGGTGCAGAGCAATTGGATGTATTGGCCAAGTTGCCAACGCGCGATCAGGCACTCTCAATGGTGATGAGTGTTATGAAAGCGCCGGCGACAAAGCTGGTTCAAACAATGAACGAAGTACCTGGAAAACTGGTTCGCACGCTCGCAGCAGTACGCGATCAGAAAGAGGCAGCGGCGTAA
- the tuf gene encoding elongation factor Tu — protein sequence MSKETFERTKPHVNVGTIGHVDHGKTTLTAALTRVCSEVWGGEAVEFDGIDNAPEEKERGITIATSHVEYESPGRHYAHVDCPGHADYVKNMITGAAQMDGAILVCGATDGPMPQTREHILLSRQVGVPYIVVFMNKADLLAEDCGGADSDEYAEMKELVEMELRELLDQYEFPGDDTPIICGSALMALEGKDDNGLGTSAVKELVETLDSYIPEPERAIDQPFLMPVEDVFSISGRGTVVTGRVERGVIKVGEEIEIVGIKETQTTTCTGVEMFRKLLDEGRAGENVGVLLRGTKREEVERGQVLAVPGSVNPHTKFEAEVYILSKDEGGRHTPFFKGYRPQFYFRTTDVTGAVELPEGVEMVMPGDNVQMEATLIAPIAMEEGLRFAIREGGRTVGAGVVAKIIE from the coding sequence ATGTCCAAGGAAACATTTGAACGTACAAAACCCCACGTTAACGTAGGTACGATTGGCCACGTTGACCACGGTAAAACGACGCTGACGGCGGCGCTGACGCGCGTATGCTCTGAGGTATGGGGAGGAGAAGCGGTCGAGTTTGACGGTATCGACAACGCCCCGGAAGAGAAAGAGCGTGGCATTACGATTGCGACGTCACACGTAGAATATGAGTCGCCTGGACGTCACTACGCACACGTAGACTGCCCGGGACACGCCGACTATGTGAAGAACATGATCACCGGTGCTGCACAGATGGACGGTGCTATTTTGGTGTGTGGCGCGACGGACGGTCCTATGCCGCAGACACGCGAGCACATTCTGCTGTCACGCCAGGTAGGCGTGCCCTACATTGTTGTGTTTATGAACAAGGCGGACCTGCTGGCGGAAGACTGCGGCGGTGCAGACTCTGACGAGTACGCTGAGATGAAAGAGCTGGTTGAAATGGAGCTGCGTGAGCTGCTGGACCAGTATGAGTTTCCTGGAGACGACACGCCGATCATCTGTGGTTCTGCCCTGATGGCGCTGGAAGGCAAGGACGATAATGGTTTGGGTACTTCCGCGGTGAAGGAACTGGTTGAGACGCTGGATTCCTACATTCCTGAGCCGGAGCGTGCGATAGACCAGCCGTTCCTGATGCCGGTTGAAGATGTGTTCTCTATCTCTGGTCGCGGTACGGTTGTCACCGGTCGTGTAGAGCGTGGAGTGATCAAGGTAGGCGAAGAGATCGAGATTGTCGGTATCAAAGAGACTCAGACGACGACGTGTACGGGTGTCGAGATGTTCCGCAAGCTGTTGGACGAGGGTCGTGCCGGTGAGAACGTGGGCGTACTGCTGCGTGGTACCAAGCGCGAAGAAGTAGAGCGTGGCCAGGTACTTGCGGTTCCGGGCAGTGTTAACCCTCATACCAAGTTTGAGGCAGAGGTTTACATTTTGTCGAAGGACGAGGGTGGTCGTCACACGCCGTTTTTCAAGGGTTACCGTCCACAGTTTTACTTCCGTACGACAGATGTTACCGGTGCGGTTGAGTTGCCGGAGGGTGTTGAGATGGTAATGCCTGGTGACAACGTGCAGATGGAAGCGACGCTGATAGCACCGATTGCAATGGAAGAGGGCCTGCGTTTCGCGATTCGCGAGGGTGGCCGCACTGTTGGTGCTGGCGTGGTAGCCAAGATCATCGAGTAA
- the rplK gene encoding 50S ribosomal protein L11, with translation MAKKVEAYIKLQVPAGQANPSPPVGPALGQHGVNIMEFCKAFNAETQGIEPGLPIPVVITVYGDRSFTFIKKTPPASVLLRKAAKIGKGSGTPNTNKVGKVNRAQLEDIATQKWPDLTAADMDAAVRTIAGSARSAGIDVEGVN, from the coding sequence ATGGCAAAGAAAGTTGAAGCTTATATCAAGCTCCAAGTGCCTGCTGGTCAGGCAAATCCAAGCCCACCCGTAGGCCCGGCACTGGGTCAGCACGGTGTGAATATCATGGAATTCTGTAAGGCATTCAATGCTGAAACGCAGGGCATTGAGCCCGGGTTGCCGATTCCTGTTGTCATTACAGTTTATGGTGATCGTTCTTTCACTTTCATCAAGAAGACGCCGCCCGCGTCGGTGTTGCTGCGTAAAGCGGCGAAGATTGGCAAGGGGTCGGGGACGCCGAATACGAATAAGGTTGGCAAGGTTAACCGTGCGCAATTGGAAGACATTGCGACACAGAAGTGGCCTGATCTGACAGCGGCAGATATGGATGCAGCTGTTCGCACCATCGCAGGCAGCGCTCGCTCTGCCGGTATTGACGTCGAGGGAGTAAACTAA
- the rplA gene encoding 50S ribosomal protein L1: MAKLSKRARAFKEKVDAEKAYPLEEAVGLLKELATVKFNETVEVAVNLGIDAKKSDQAVRGATTLPHGTGSDVRVAVFTQGEAADKAKAAGADFIGMEDLAEQIKGGMMDFDVVIASPDAMRVVGQLGQVLGPRGLMPNPKTGTVTPDVETAVNNAKAGQVRYRTDKNGIVHGGIGKIDFEPGAIKGNLEALLADLKKAKPAAAKGVYLKKISLSTTMGPGIVIDQGSVEV, from the coding sequence ATGGCTAAGCTCTCCAAGCGCGCACGTGCGTTCAAAGAAAAAGTAGATGCCGAGAAAGCCTATCCTTTGGAAGAGGCGGTTGGCCTGCTCAAGGAACTGGCAACGGTAAAGTTTAACGAGACTGTCGAAGTGGCGGTCAATCTGGGTATTGATGCAAAGAAGTCGGACCAGGCAGTGCGAGGCGCGACGACGCTGCCCCACGGCACAGGTTCGGACGTTCGTGTAGCTGTATTTACCCAAGGTGAGGCGGCCGATAAAGCGAAAGCAGCCGGCGCGGATTTCATCGGTATGGAAGATCTGGCGGAACAGATCAAGGGAGGCATGATGGACTTTGATGTTGTTATTGCCTCACCGGACGCAATGCGCGTTGTCGGTCAGCTTGGTCAGGTACTCGGCCCCCGCGGCCTGATGCCCAACCCCAAAACCGGCACTGTAACCCCCGATGTAGAAACTGCCGTCAACAACGCCAAAGCAGGTCAGGTGCGTTACCGGACCGATAAGAATGGCATCGTTCATGGCGGCATCGGCAAGATTGATTTCGAGCCGGGCGCAATTAAGGGCAACCTCGAAGCACTGCTCGCTGATCTCAAAAAAGCGAAGCCAGCAGCTGCCAAGGGTGTGTACCTGAAGAAAATTAGCCTGAGCACCACGATGGGGCCGGGCATTGTTATCGACCAGGGGTCGGTAGAAGTTTGA
- the secE gene encoding preprotein translocase subunit SecE: protein MSTEATESRFDTAKWSAVFVLVAIAVVGNSYFSDQSLLYRVLGIIALSAIAGMIALQTAKGIAFWELVKGSRTEIRKVVWPTRQETVQTTLIVVAFVILVALLLWGLDSFFGWLVSLAIG, encoded by the coding sequence ATGAGTACGGAAGCGACAGAGAGTAGGTTTGATACGGCGAAGTGGTCCGCCGTATTTGTGCTGGTTGCCATAGCGGTAGTAGGCAATAGCTATTTCTCCGACCAGTCTTTGCTATATCGGGTGCTGGGCATTATCGCTCTTTCCGCTATCGCGGGAATGATTGCATTGCAGACGGCCAAGGGTATTGCTTTTTGGGAGTTGGTTAAGGGTTCCCGAACAGAGATTCGTAAGGTGGTTTGGCCTACGCGCCAGGAAACGGTGCAGACAACATTGATCGTGGTCGCTTTTGTGATCCTGGTGGCCTTATTGCTGTGGGGTCTTGATTCATTTTTTGGCTGGCTCGTTTCGCTGGCCATTGGATAG
- the nusG gene encoding transcription termination/antitermination protein NusG produces the protein MAMRWYVIHAYSGYEKKVAATLKERIEMHSMQDRFGEVLVPTEEVIEMRGGQKRRSERKFFPGYVLVQMELSDETWHLVKETPRVLGFIGGKADAPAPITEKEANAILQRVEDGVEAPKPKTLFEPGEMVRVVDGPFNDFNGVVEDVNYEKSRLNVAVLIFGRSTPVELEFGQVEKA, from the coding sequence ATGGCAATGCGCTGGTACGTCATTCACGCCTACTCTGGGTACGAGAAGAAAGTTGCCGCTACCCTGAAAGAGCGGATTGAGATGCATAGCATGCAGGATCGCTTTGGGGAGGTGCTGGTGCCGACCGAGGAAGTTATTGAAATGCGCGGTGGCCAGAAGCGCCGCAGTGAGCGCAAGTTCTTTCCGGGCTACGTGCTGGTGCAGATGGAACTGAGCGACGAAACATGGCACCTCGTTAAAGAAACGCCCCGTGTACTGGGCTTCATCGGTGGCAAGGCAGATGCGCCTGCGCCGATTACTGAGAAAGAAGCCAATGCCATCCTGCAGCGTGTCGAGGACGGTGTGGAGGCTCCGAAGCCCAAAACCTTGTTCGAACCCGGAGAGATGGTGCGTGTTGTGGATGGCCCGTTCAACGACTTCAATGGTGTTGTTGAAGATGTTAACTATGAAAAGAGTCGCCTGAACGTGGCAGTTTTGATTTTTGGCCGTTCCACCCCGGTGGAACTGGAGTTTGGCCAGGTCGAGAAGGCCTAG